The DNA segment ACAGAGGGGGAAAAACTCCTTTACGCTCCCTTAACCCTTTGCCGTAGGTCACCTCAAGGGCGGAGCTTCCTGAGTGTATAAAGGGGCGGGGCAGCAGGACGTCGAGGCAGTGCGTCGGTGCCCCTCCCCGAGTGCCGACATGAAGTGGGTGAGTGTTGCGTCCACTTCTCATTTTCCCCGGACGATATGTGTCAAATGTGGTGTCTGTGGTTATCTTGTGACTGTGATTCCTATTGTGTTCTGTTTTGatgtttaaattatttattaagtTAGTTATAAATATGATGGGAGAATTGTTTTGAAAAAGTGCGGTAAATGCTTTGAATACGTTCGGTGCTATTGCGGTTACAGAAAAAACTTCCGCATTGCGCTGCTCACTTGTTCAGTAGCTCAGAGGCCTTTTAACCTTGACTGGTTTTTGACTTGAGGCTCCGAggtttttgctctttctccttgGGCAGTGTGCGCGGTAACTGACTACAAGCTCGAAGGACGTAAAGGATAATGCTGGGGTCTTTAGTTCTGTAGCTTTATCTGATAGGGACGGATTTTTTGAGTgtgaggatacacacacacacacacacacacacacacacacacacacacacacacacacacacacacacacacactaaacaaccCCGAAGGCCGCCCCTCCCACACCaacctccccctccgtcccccatACGTCACACTATATACTATTACTATCTTACGCGatgcttacccccccctccctccgcaggTCTtagtggtggcagcggtggttGGCGTGGCGGCGGCGAGGACCATCTTCGACTACGAGCGAGATGGCCTGGAGAACGAGCAGAAGGGCCAGCCAGGGAAGGCCGTGACGGGGGAGTACGAGTAAGTTCCAGAAGGGTCTCGAGGGTATgaaatgaaaacagagagagagagagagagggagagagagagagagagagagggagagagagagagagggagagagagagagagagagagagagagagagagagagagagagagagagagagagagagagagagagagagagagagagagagagagagagagagagagagagggagagagggagagagggagagagggagagagggagagagggagggagggagggggagagaaagaaaaaagagaaagagaagagagagagagagaagagagtttttCAGACTAACGGCTCTTTCCCCTCGCCAGGTGGAGAGCCCCAGATGGTAAGGTGGTGGAGATCTCCTACGTCGCCGACCACCTGGGCTTTCGCCTCGTGGACGACCCCGAGCCGACCGCGACCCAGTCAGGCGCCACACGATccctgggggaggaagaggacgacgacgGAGGTGCGCGCGAAGTGAGGAccgaagaggaaacagaggaagaagaaggagaggaagagtcggAAGGAAGAtcggaggggacggaggaggaggagagcgagtccTCCGGGAAGGAGAGGTCCGAGGAACCCGAGACGGAGGGCGCTGAAGCGGAAGAGAAGTCAGCCGAACCCGAGGCCGAGGAAGCCGAGGCGGAGGAAGCCGAGGCGGAGGGACAGGAGCCGGAGACGAAGGCAGCCGAAGCCGGAGAAAAGTCCGCGGAAGCCGAGCAAGAGAAGGCGGacgcaaaggaagaagaaaatgcggGAGCAGAAAGGGCAACCAAAAAGGCGTCGGAGGAGAGCGCCGACGCCGACGCTGACCAAGAAGCGTCCACGGCCTCTGCAAAAATCTCTTCCGTTGGCGAAGCGGTCGCGGCAGAAGCCGAGGCACCCGAAGCTGGAGGAGAGTCCGCGGGCAAGCAGCTGAGCCCTGAGACACCTGTCCTCGTCCCGGTGAAGGTCGAGTCTAACTTCGACTCCGTTTCCCCTGCGACCGAAGTGCCGGTGATTGCCACGGCGGAAATGCTGCCGCCAGTGGCTCCCTTGGTAGCTCCAATGACGGTCGAGTCTCCACCAGCACCTGTACCTACTGCAGGATTCTCCTTCGATGCTGCTCATAGTGAGCCTGTAAACCTGGTGCCTCAAGACCTTGTCGTCTTTGTAATTCCTCCTGTCGAGCAAGTGGCTACACTGCCTAACGCGGAGGCGATCGATGTTTCCCAGCCAATGCCTGCCGCAGCGCCCTTCGCCTCCGCTGCATCCGCGCTTCCCGTGGAAATCCCTCAGCCAGCTTTTACTGATTCTGATTTTGTTGTCACCGAGCAAGGATCAGCGGATCCGGCGCTGCTGCTGCCAGAACTTCCTCTTGCTCTTGTGGCATCTCCCGAGGGCACCAATGTGGTTCTTGAGAAGCCTGTCGTCGAAAAGCTAGAAGTTTCAGCTCCCATCGGAGTACCTGAAATCGACGCTGACATTGCTGTGATCGCCAAGTCATCGGATTCCGTCCAGGCAGTACCTCAGTTCATCGCCACAGACCTATCTGGGAGCTTTGATCCAGTTGCAGACATACCAGCATCATTGTCAGTGATACCAGCGTCGGACTTTGCTTTCGTGCCAGTGGAGAACATCCCCAAAATGATTAGCTTTGAGGAAGTTGTGGAGGTGAGTCCTGAGGTGGATTTAGCTCccgaactcccctcccccctcccgctgaTTCAGCTTGACGAGGTGGATCCTTCCTTCGTTTCCGTTGAAATCTCCACCGCGGCCCTGCCGCAGCCAGACACGAACCCTTCTTCCCTGTTCAGCGCCGACGTCGAGGTCCGCCCCGAGCCTCAGTTCATCGCGCCGATCGTGCCTCCTCCGGCCCCGCTGTCCCAGGACGCTCCCTTTGCGCTTCTCCCCCATCGCTTTGAGGCCCCGAAGTCCGGCCGGTCGATGGACAGCGTCCCGGTCTTCGTTGAGACCTCCCATGCTGAGCCCACCAACGCTCTCTTTTTCGTtccggaggcgctgcaggaggaaaCTAAAGGCCAGTCATCGGACATGTTAGAAATTGTCGTTCCTGCAGACAGCATCATGACTATTGCAAAATCCCTCATTCAGCCTGCACCTACGTTCGCCGAGCCTATTGTGTACGAAGAAACAGTGGAGACAGCTGAACCTTTTCTGGCACAGCTTGAGTTCGGCCCCGCGCCATCTCCTGTCGGGGTCGAAGCAAGTGCGCCTCAAGGCTCAGCTTCTTTTGCGAATGCTATTCCTCTATCGCTTAAGGACGAGACCTTTTTCTCGGCCGTTGACGCCTCTCCGGTCACATTTGACGCAAGCCCAGTCGAATTCGCATTTGTTGAAGTGCCTGCTGAGGATTCCTTCCCAGCCTTATCCGAAGTCATAGCCCAGCCCCTGACGGAAACGCAGCCTGGCGTGCATTCAGCTTTCGAAGAGCCGGTTCTGCTCGATGTCAGTGCAGCGGCTGACGTGCAGGGTCCCGAAGTCTCCCCTTCTGCGGTTGCCATTTTCGAAACGGACGCTGGATTTGAACCAGTTTTTGAAGAAGTTGTAATGATATCAGAAGAACCAGCCGCAGCGGGACCCACTGCCCAGGTAACCATCATCACAGAGGACGTCCCTTCAGGCCCCTTAGACCACGACGACGCAATGGTGCTCGTCTCGAAGAGCATCCAGagtcctcctctccttccgcctctGATGAAGCCGTCGGTAATACTGAATTAAATACCGGTTCATGAGGCAAATTGCATAcagaatattttatatgtaactttatgttataaagataaaagagagacctTTGATTGACAAGGTtgttgcaatgtatatatatttacgatttTGTAGAATCGACTCTTACACTAATGACTCTATTGCAACTCCTTGTCATCATCGCCTTATctcaataaagacaaaataaatggatatataaagaaTGAATCGAAGCAGCAATTATGcaagtaatttatatatgtgtactctATATACATGCAATTACACATACGCCCGTCTCGTGCACATGAATGCACAGGCAGTCACGCAAGGACACAAGCTCACGGGAAATAAAATAAgcagataaacatataaagaaaaagaaaaagggtacgtgtccacactcaaacacacacacacacacacacacacacacatacacacacacacacacacacacacacacacacacacacatacatacacacacacacacacacacacacacacacacacacacacacacacacacacacacacacacacacacacacacacacacacacacacacacacacacacagacacacacacacacacacacacacgtaaattcacagacagacagacacaaatacattttttgtacGCACAAGCACAGGTGTTTCTAGATACTGTGCATATATAGCTGTCCTACAATTATATGTATCCTAAAACATGAATAGGAAAGAAGTATGATGCTTCTGTGTAATTAGCAGTATGTGATACAGACTTTGTCATAGTCCCTGTCAAGTGTTATGCGAGCTCATCATTAAAACACTTTTAATTAAAATTTGCCTTTAAATGCCTTGAAATCTTTCACTTCCAAAAGATCAGGCTTTCAAGAATCGGGATCAGGTTCGAGAAACTGGTGGAAATATCTCGATACAACaaaatgatatatctatctatcttacagagcctattgctgttatcatcgtcACATCAAGTTTAAGAAAAAGCTTTATATCTCTGTTAAAAGAAACTTCCGAcaaatgtgttcatatatatgattatgagatAAACGTGATATAATCTACAGACCTTCAGCACCAAGGTTCCTTAGAAGACAACAATGCCGGACACGAGGAACAAGAAAGGCACAGAACGCACAGATGGTgttattcttactttcttttattttgttatttcgctGTTCTTGACCTTCGCCGAAAAGAACAGCGGTGAAGACAAAGGAGCAGCGCGTTTTACTTTCCAGCAAAGTGGCAGCCGAAATATACCGCGGCATCGTAACGgtttaggaaaaaaaatgaaggacggTTTTTGTACGCTGTCGTGCTAATGTAAAGTTCTCTAGATTTGTCTGCATACTGCGGTGTGATTTTCAATTGTTTTGTAATCTAGCCTTATGATTTTAGTGAATAAATGTCTTCGAGGGAATGAAAATATTGGTTATCTATCGAGACaactatatttattcttatttgtgtgaAAGCATGCTTACTAGTAGAGAGAATATTCGGTAATTATCCTCATCTATAGACGTTAACCTTGCTACCAACTAATTCACTAGACGAATatgtacagaaatataaatagcTTTCATCTTATATCTAGAAATCAATCTCTTGGATTTAATTTCgtgtaaaaaaaattatgttgctACGACCGAGACTCTGCCTACAGGAGGTcgtgataggggaggggggggggggggaatacgaCTTTTTATGCTCCTTCAATTCTCGCTTTTTGTCGAGATTGGGAACTCTGGCGGGACTTTTACCGCGCGATCGGGCCTTTGCTGACAGATTTGCGTGTTTATTTGGTTACAAATCTCAGGCAAATCTTGCATGCTGTGAGACTGTAGCATGTAGATAGCAGTATGTGAAAAGACGAATAGTAAGTGcaagtataacatatatatttatatatatgcatttgtatatacgtgtatatatatatatatatatatatatatatatatatatatatgtatatctatagatatacatataaatgtgtatataatacatatatatatatatatatatatatatatatatatatatatatatatatatatgtgtgtgtgtgtgtgtgtgtgtgtgtgtgtgtgtgtgtgtgtgtgtgtgtgtgtgtgtgtgtgtgtgtgtgtgcgtgtgtggtatataaaaaaaactatacatacatacatacatacataaatacatacatatataatatatacacacatgtatatacgtatacatataaacagtagatatatgtttgtatttatgtatgcatgcatgcatctacatacataaatatatatatacacagatatatatatatatacatatatatatatatatgtatatatatatatgtgtgtgtgtgtgtgtgtgtgtgtgtgtgtgtgtgtgtgtgtgtgtgtgtgtgtgtgtgtgtgtttgtgtgtgtgtgtgtgtgtgtgtgtgtgtgtgtgtgtgtgtgtgtgtgtgtgtgtgtgtgtgcatgtgtgtgtgtgtgtgtgtgtgtgtgtgtgtgtgtgtatgtgtgtgtgtgtgtgtgtgtgtgtatgtgtgtgcgcgtgtgtgtgtgtgtgtgtgtgtgtgtgtttgtttgtgtgtgtgtgtgtgtgtgtgtgtgtgtgtgtgtgtgtgtgtgtgtgtgtgtgtgtgtgtgtgtgcgtgtgtgtgtgtgtgtgtgtgtatatgtgtgtgtgtgtgtgtgtgtgtgtgtgtgtgtgtgtgtgtgtgtgtgtgtgtgtgtgtgtgtgtatgtgtgtttgtgtgtgcttgtgtgtgtgtgtgtgtgtgtgtgtgtgtgtgtgtgtgtgtgtgcttgtgtgtgtttgtgtgtgcttgtgtgtgtttgtgtgtgtttgtgtgtgtgtgtgtttgtgtgtgtttgtttgtgtgtgtgtgtgtgtgtgtgtgtgtgtgtgtgtgtgtgtgtgtgtgtgtgtatgtgtgtgtatgtgtgtttgtgtgtgcttgtgtgtgtgtgtgtgtgtgtgtgtgtgtgtgtgtgtgtgcttgtgtgtgtttgtgtgtgcttgtgtgtgtttgtgtgtgtttgtgtgtgtgtgtgtgtgtgtttgtgtgtgtttgtttgtgtgtgtgtgtgtgtgtgtgtgtgtgtgtatgtgtgtgtatgtgtgtttgtgtgtgcttgtgtgtgtgtgtgtgtgtgtgtgtgtgtgtgtgtgtgtgtgtgtgcttgtatgtgtttgtgtgtgcttgtgtgtgtttgtgtgtgtttgtgtgtgtgtgtgtttgtgtgtgtttgtttgtgtgtgtgtgtgtgtgtgtgtgtgtgtgtgtgtgtgtgtgtgtgtgtgtgtgtgtgtgtgtgtgtgtgtatgtgtgtgtgtgtgtgtgtgtatgtgtgtgtgtgtgtgtgtgtgtgtgtgtgtgtgtgtgtgtatgtttgtgtgtgtgtgtgtgtgtgtgtgtgtatgtctgtgtgtgtgtgtgcttgtgtgtgtttgtgtgtgcttgtgtgtgtttgtgtgtgtttgtgtgtgtgtgtgtttgtgtgtgtttgtttgtgtgtgtgtgtgtgtgtgtgtatgtgtgtgtgtgtgtgtgtgtgtatgtgtgtgtgtgtgtgtgtgtgtgtgtgtgtggtgtgtgtgtgtgtgtatgtttgtgtgtgtgtgtgtgtgtgtgtgtgtgtgtgtgtgtgtgtgtgtgtgtgtgtgtgtgtgtgtgtgtgtgtgtgtgtgtgtgtatgtttgtgtgtgtgtgtgtgtgtgtgtgtgtgtgtgtgtgtgtgtgtgtgtgtgtgtgtgtgtgtgtgtgtgtgtgtgtgtgtgtgtgtttgtgtgtatgtgggtgtgtgtgtgagtgagagtattcttatatatatatatatatacatatatatatatatatatatatatatatatatatatatatatatatatatatatatatatatatatatatatatgtgtatatatatatttacatacaaatatgtgtgtataatataataaaggATTAGAGATTCAGATGAAATTAAGAAAGGACTCAAATTAAGAAACAGAAGTGCAATTAATAATAGTTGTACCTCAAAATTCTTTTGCAAAGGTTACCCTCTAAATTTTGAAGCGTTTAAATTTTCTTTATAGGtaatattcaaagaaaacgatTTATAGGGATGTCTATTATAAATAGGTGGTctttaaaatgaataaatgttttCCTAGTCAGATTCAATTTGAATATTTCccaatccaatatatatatataaatatatatagataaatagatataaggtaagtttggaaatgacgcctaagaCTAATTTTCCGAtgaacaatatttttttcaatacttttagacgtgtttcgaacgaatctagcactatttccttcgcaaacgaagcacaACTGCGATATCGATCCCGATAGCTGGGGAGGGCGTGATACATGTCAGGGAATTTTGGTGGAAATTTCGAAAAATATCGGCAATACACGGGAGAGCACATTATATCCACTCGCTTCCATAGGAGACTTCGCCCCCTTAAACGGCAGCAGCCCCCTTAAAAGTGGAGAAGAtccacaaaatcttcacctcgtaTGTTCTGGCAGACCCAGTAACAGTTTTACCAACACTTTACTTCAACCATTACCTCGGGGTCTCCCAGGTTGGCGGAATCGCGATCGCTCTCCGCCGTTCCTTATCGGACAGCGAGGGTTCGTTTCGTCCCTCGACGAAGAACTGGTGATGGACtggtgtctgtcttttctgtcttacAGTACTTCAACAGGCAGTACACCGTGATTTCGGGGGTATAATAAACTTGCGTTGTTATTTCGACGATAATTTGCAGTGGAATCGAAATAGAATCACACCCGACACACTGCCGAGCCatgatggaactgatttgaatttcaaccgccttctcctaggcccagcttctattgtccCGTGGTGATCTATTTCATATCTGATTAGTTCAATTATGTTGGACGCCACTATGGTCACGTTACGTTCCAGCACAAATCttattggctcatttgatttcacTCGCTTACGTCATGCGCTACGAATCCGCCCGATTTTCCGTCGCCTTCAACGCTGAGGCCGAAGCATTGCTGCGTTTCCTGGATTTTACGCTtctttattaccgtcattatcaattTACGAATAAAATAAGATAGAAGAAAGCTTTCACAGAATGATGTGTTCTACTACTTGGTAAGCTCAGATTCTGTATTTaaggtgttaggcgtcatttccaataataccacacacacacacatatacatatgtacacacgtatgtatatatacaagaaatatatgtatgcatgtatgtgtctatctatttatgtacgtttgtatatatatataatagatatgtgtatataaacatatatctatataggtatgtatatacatatacatatatatatatacaagtaaatatatgcgtatacatacatttatatgtatgtacgtatatatatatatacacatacatatatgtgtgtatatatgtgtgtgtacacacacactcacgcacgcgcacacaacacacacacacacacacacacacacacacacacatatacacatacacacacacacacacatatatatgtatccaaacgtacaaacacacacacacacacttatatatatacatatatatatacatatatatatatatatatatatatatatatatatagcctattcTATTTTCTTAAGGAAATATCTTTACTTAGTGTATAGACAAAACATTTAAGGGCTTTTGTCGTAGTCTCAACACTAATTCTGTTTACATAACACACCTGCTTTTCTAGAACATAAAGCCCATTATCGGTGGACTTTATGCTTTAAATTAACCTAAAGCCATATTGCGCCTTTTCAAAACCCGTCTCTCCCTCCATTACGGCTGATTATGAACCTCGCGCCCAGTTCTTAACTAATAAACTCATCCTTCAACTTCTTTGCGTTGTTGGCATTCATTTAGATTTTAACCAGTTTTTCTGCAGCTGTAGTTCTGATGGAGTATTGGGCTCCAAGGCGTATGTAACTGTATTAATACATTTTAGGCAAACGAGATTTTAAGAatgtaataaacaaaaatatatatatgaatattttttgtttttattaagaaAATACTGTCGTTATGTCCAAGGCTGAGCATTCATGCAAATTCTATTAAATATACAATGTTAAATTTGAAGTACGAAAAACCAGTAGGCTGTTTTTGTGAGTACTGTACTTCTCACTGATTTCTTCCATTTTCAAAAATGAGAGAAACTGGCAACTAAAGTGTACTCTGATTCGCCTGGTCTGTTAAATCTAGTCTATTGGTACATAATACTATGTGTGATAtgtagtttatataaatatacaatatattattttattctttttcctttttatttaagtTGCTTCTCACTTTGGCTGTTTAAACCTAGAGTTTTGAACTTTCCATGCTCATTACCTAGCTTTATTACTTGTTTTAGCTTCTGGTATTTCTAATATATACTAACATCCTTCGATAATActgcctttctttttcatcttcttttgtgCATTGCTTTCTCTGGTTAGCATTGTCTTCTATGAAGCGATGATCCTGGACACTGACTTCAGACGAGTGAAGTCTTCTGCTCAGTATCTTGACATTCCAATCATAAACCATAAATGAATTGCCTGCTTGATGCACCATCTACCACCTGCATCCTCATGGCTTCTCGTTTCCCTAAACGGGCGCTCACAGTGGTTACCATGCCTTGTCCAACGAACAAAACCACAGGCTAGATGACCTAAGGAGTGCCTTACACCTTCTTTGGTAAGAAACTATTGATCTCACTCCTCTAGGGGAAGCATACCTGTAATTCCAAATACTGATGTCCtgtttgcaattatttttttttcttttaaactctTAAGAAGACGAGTGAGAAGTGTGTCCAAGGAACAAAACCACAGGCTAGAGGACCTAAGGAGTGCCTTACACCTTCTTTGGTAAGAAACTATTGATCTCACTCCTCTAGGGGAAGCATACATGTAATTCTAAATACTGATGTCCTGTttgcaattattttcttttcttttaaactcTTTAGAAGACGAGTGAGAAGTGTTTCTAATTTTTATTCTGGAAttttgtgggtgggtgcttcatgctcagggtgatgtgaagcgatggtgtggtagcctagatagtgtgaagtgtttgcatgccttcttgcttgCAGATGCCACTGCTAGCTAGCCTAATGCGAATaaaggagcagctatgcataaatctcccctgccagctcatagcctctacATCATCGAGACCTGCAGTGCTTCCTCGTGCCCACCCATGCCCATGGAAATTAGGTTCCTTgcagtcccaggctaaactgtgggggatctcagagcagcaggaggccccagaggtatggagtcatggcccaccagtgTGTGAACACGCCCTGGCTCCATACCAATCCCTGCTCCTCACCCCCTGGGATTAATGGGCGgcttgggggaggtgggccttgccagttcTCCTCCCCCCAAATAAAGCTCTCTGGGaagtaattatataaattaaaaagggGCGGGCTGTGGGTCCAATTGGAAGGGCAACTGCTAGGGTGCAGGATGGGAATGGGAgttactcttcccttctccaccctGGCAGTCACCAACCCAGTGTGagacctgtggggcaaagcccaaaggAATCCCGCAGCCTGCTCCCCCCGCCCTTTATATGGGGTAGCATTGGCAGGGATGGTAGAGGTGGCATCCACCCAGAGCGACAGGTGGGCTGTATGGGTAgaagcttggaacatccggtctttGTGGTAGGGTGAGCGGTTACCCCTGCTATTGAAGGGAACTGAATTGGtagggagttgaggtggctgcaaTCATTATGGGTGGGTACATCTACTACTGGTCAGGCTggggcgatggtcatcatctccagggagtagcaaTGGCCATCTCCAGTCGACTTCAACTGTCGGTAGTAGGGGTAACACCAGTTTACGAGCTTATCATGGCATTGGGACTGGAGCATGCTTCTGACTTTGTCTCTAATTGCTGTGTACGTTCCTACCGATGGTTGTAAACTCAATGAGAAAGAGGCATTCTGCACTAGACTCACATTTGTCCCCGTTGAGACATTTTCATCATACTGGGcgacttcagtgcggtatccggctgtgatcgagctggctacaagatgtctgtctaTGGGACTTTGTTAGGTTgcaggatttctggctcctgttatAAGTGCTATAACACGGATTGCTAGGCATCGTTTAGAAATACAGGTACtctggccaaggagatcgaccacattcctGTCAGAACtcgttggaggatcctccagaactgtagggtttaccagagtgccgagttctgtggcactgaccatagactggttgtggctaccccaCATGTCCACTTCAAAACTTCTTGTCCCTTCATTGACCACtatagggtgtttcacttggagagattgagggaggaggagtatacCCTGAGGTTTgtcatggcagtctctgattgattcacagtACTCGAAAACCTTCAAGTGTGATACACTTGATGGAAggtagaatttcatctcactggagtcactggaggccacagaagcATATTGTGGGGCCCAGCTGAATGACAACCAGGATTTGCACCATTTCTTGGTGTGCAGGACTTGGACAATGTTGAGAAGGGGCAAGGAACAATTCATTAGGAACTTTGCCGAGGAGGTTAGAGGCCATTTATCAGTAAATaagcttcccccttccctaccaagccctgagaaaactgaactccaagtccttcttacagatgactgcagtccgctcagtgggtGGCCAGATCATCTTAGATCATGTTGAGTTTTGTGAAAATTGGGCTGAGTGTTTTGagtagctgtaccaggtagaccctccagcagttagtctggatgcaTGTGGGATCACAATACCCATCATCAATCTCAAGAAGACATATGACTGGGTGCTATGCAATTCACTATGAGAGACCCTgaaacttaggggaattccgacatggcTTATTGGCTtcatagcaagcctatatactggcactgaaagtgctataaagtgttgtcctgtcgaacttcttccctattAACTCAGGGGTAAGGCAAGGCTATGTCCTTGCATCAACAGCactgaggcgaagcccttggaaCCAGAGGtatcctggaccaagatcaagatccagaattttgggggcctgttgggaaacctgttcagtcgatacgtTGAAGTCACAGGGAGCTTTACATGTCTCTggcctgtcagaccaagaagtcaatagatggattggtctggcagcagtagCCATGAACTTGCTCAACAAGAGCTTTACATGTTGGTACCTATACAGAAGGACCAAGGTATGTATCTTCAAGGCCTTAACACCAACAGTTTTGTTCCATGGAAGAAAAACCTGTATACCTTTTGTAATGAGTCACtatgccagatcatggggtacagttgacaagaccatgtgtccaaccgacggctatacCGTGAGGctagcatgggacctgttacttgcataatccgggaccgccaactcagtctatttgggcacctagctcgtttccctgtggatgaacCTGCTCATCAGGTTCATCTTTGCGAagcaatcctgggtggaggagggctgtgggacgacctaggctTGAGCATCTTGTAGTCCTGTCGCTAGGAGCTAGAGGTGGGCTgaaggcctgcctggagactcgccatgagggacccccgtggctggaatcgaagggtggatgcggccatgcgcccccgtcgccGTTAGCCCccccgatgataatgataaagtcttGTGAAGTCAGTGGGATTAAATAACAATCTGTTTAAAGTAGGcctatagacagataaatgccgATTCAATCTAAGCAATCACTTTTAGTAGACAAGAATCATGTTTGGCTAGATGGCAAGAAGTGTAAGTCACCATTGCCAAACTATCAGTGGATACACTGACTTAATGAGCTTAATTATTCTAAAAGTC comes from the Penaeus chinensis breed Huanghai No. 1 chromosome 32, ASM1920278v2, whole genome shotgun sequence genome and includes:
- the LOC125042635 gene encoding calphotin-like, whose amino-acid sequence is MKWVLVVAAVVGVAAARTIFDYERDGLENEQKGQPGKAVTGEYEWRAPDGKVVEISYVADHLGFRLVDDPEPTATQSGATRSLGEEEDDDGGAREVRTEEETEEEEGEEESEGRSEGTEEEESESSGKERSEEPETEGAEAEEKSAEPEAEEAEAEEAEAEGQEPETKAAEAGEKSAEAEQEKADAKEEENAGAERATKKASEESADADADQEASTASAKISSVGEAVAAEAEAPEAGGESAGKQLSPETPVLVPVKVESNFDSVSPATEVPVIATAEMLPPVAPLVAPMTVESPPAPVPTAGFSFDAAHSEPVNLVPQDLVVFVIPPVEQVATLPNAEAIDVSQPMPAAAPFASAASALPVEIPQPAFTDSDFVVTEQGSADPALLLPELPLALVASPEGTNVVLEKPVVEKLEVSAPIGVPEIDADIAVIAKSSDSVQAVPQFIATDLSGSFDPVADIPASLSVIPASDFAFVPVENIPKMISFEEVVEVSPEVDLAPELPSPLPLIQLDEVDPSFVSVEISTAALPQPDTNPSSLFSADVEVRPEPQFIAPIVPPPAPLSQDAPFALLPHRFEAPKSGRSMDSVPVFVETSHAEPTNALFFVPEALQEETKGQSSDMLEIVVPADSIMTIAKSLIQPAPTFAEPIVYEETVETAEPFLAQLEFGPAPSPVGVEASAPQGSASFANAIPLSLKDETFFSAVDASPVTFDASPVEFAFVEVPAEDSFPALSEVIAQPLTETQPGVHSAFEEPVLLDVSAAADVQGPEVSPSAVAIFETDAGFEPVFEEVVMISEEPAAAGPTAQVTIITEDVPSGPLDHDDAMVLVSKSIQSPPLLPPLMKPSVILN